One genomic segment of Cervus canadensis isolate Bull #8, Minnesota chromosome 14, ASM1932006v1, whole genome shotgun sequence includes these proteins:
- the FAM221B gene encoding protein FAM221B: protein MEADKITEEPHTALDAEESLSSKDPSPEDAQELPIPESPLEPTLFEALLESLASESPVLPSTSQTPLDIHTSETPVEPSTSTAPLEHSASEVPLETLTPETQLETHIPKVLDQPLAFQTSSLSRAPGSPSDNPKEDFSESSSSEGSWVKRPVQTSEFEGSPKQSLSGSPSQVHLDTFTKVKEEEEEGEKEMDATASNAHAAQPVHQLGKKKAKKGVSRYTIHPVVPAKQADLVDVAKAMHREKFGTQVNYLFQWEKDAALNAIQTGLYIGWRCPHYLWDCFRIGDESKCFCGHLLRQHQIISDISVPCNVGQCRCLMFCFIPSRPEEVGEFWLKRRATFDPNAWRAQCRCKHSHEDHTATGSHSCRVKGCCCSCFESNFLCAACDRRWEEHETFFETEETRRRGGRPHGTDTVNT from the exons ATGGAAGCAGACAAGATCACAGAAGAGCCTCATACCGCCCTGGATGCAGAAGAGAGCCTTTCTTCAAAGGACCCCTCTCCTGAGGATGCACAGGAGCTCCCCATCCCTGAAAGCCCCTTAGAGCCCACCCTCTTTGAAGCCCTGTTAGAGTCCCTTGCCTCTGAATCTCCTGTGTTGCCCTCCACTTCCCAGACCCCTTTAGACATCCACACCTCTGAAACCCCTGTAGAGCCTTCCACCTCCACCGCCCCTTTAGAACACTCTGCCTCTGAGGTCCCTTTGGAGACCCTTACCCCTGAGACTCAGTTGGAAACCCACATCCCCAAGGTCCTAGATCAACCACTTGCTTTTCAGACTTCGTCACTAAGCCGTGCCCCTGGGTCTCCCTCTGATAATCCAAAGGAAGATTTCTCTGAGTCTTCCTCCAGCGAGGGCTCATGGGTAAAGAGGCCCGTCCAGACCTCTGAATTCGAAGGCTCTCCAAAGCAGTCCCTTTCAGGCTCTCCATCCCAGGTCCACCTGGACACATTTACaaaagtgaaggaagaggaagaagagggcgAGAAAGAGATGGATGCCACTGCCAGTAACGCTCATGCGGCTCAGCCTGTACACCAGCTGGGCAAGAAGAAGGCGAAGAAAGGAGTCAGCC GCTACACCATCCACCCAGTGGTCCCTGCTAAGCAGGCAGACCTGGTGGATGTGGCTAAGGCGATGCACAGAGAGAAGTTTGGTACACAAGTGAATTATCTTTTCCAATGGGAGAAGGATGCAGCCCTGAATGCCATCCAAACAG GTCTCTATATTGGCTGGCGCTGCCCCCATTATCTATGGGACTGTTTCCGGATTGGGGATGAGTCCAAGTGCTTTTGTGGACACTTGCTGAGACAGCACCAGATCATCTCAG ACATATCCGTGCCCTGCAACGTGGGCCAGTGCCGCTGCCTCATGTTCTGCTTCATCCCGTCACGCCCAGAGGAGGTGGGTGAGTTCTGGCTCAAGAGACGGGCCACTTTTGACCCCAACGCTTGGAGGGCCCAGTGTCGCTGCAAACACAGCCACGAAGACCACACAGCTACCGGGTCCCATTCCTGCAGGGTCAAAG GCTGTTGCTGCAGCTGCTTTGAGTCTAATTTCCTCTGTGCGGCCTGTGACCGGCGCTGGGAGGAGCACGAGACTTTCTTTGAGACTGAGGAGACCCGGCGGCGAGGAGGGAGGCCACACG GGACAGACACTGTCAACACCTGA
- the HINT2 gene encoding histidine triad nucleotide-binding protein 2, mitochondrial, producing the protein MAAAVVLAAGLCVARRAVAVAGPRGVQVRGAAGVTDGNEVAKAQQAAPGGAAPTIFSRILDRSLPADILYEDQQCLVFRDVAPQAPVHFLVIPKKPIPRISQAEEEDQQLLGHLLLVAKKTAKAEGLGDGYRLVINDGKLGAQSVYHLHIHVLGGRQLQWPPG; encoded by the exons ATGGCAGCGGCCGTGGTGCTGGCCGCCGGGCTCTGCGTGGCGCGTCGGGCGGTGGCGGTGGCAGGGCCTCGGGGGGTGCAG GTCCGAGGAGCTGCAGGTGTGACTGATGGGAATGAAGTTGCCAAGGCCCAGCAGGCAGCTCCTGGGGGGGCGGCCCCAACCATCTTCTCCCGAATCCTGGATCGGAGCCTCCCAGCTGACATCCTGTATGAGGACCAGCAG TGTCTCGTATTCCGGGATGTGGCCCCTCAGGCTCCTGTGCACTTCCTGGTCATTCCTAAGAAGCCCATTCCTCGGATTAGCCAGGCTGAAGAGGAAGACCAACAG cTTCTAGGACACCTTCTCCTTGTGGCCAAGAAAACAGCAAAGGCTGAGGGGCTGGGTGATGGATACCGACTTG TGATCAACGATGGCAAGCTGGGTGCACAGTCTGTGTACCACCTACACATTCATGTACTTGGGGGCCGACAGCTCCAGTGGCCTCCAGGTTGA
- the SPAG8 gene encoding sperm-associated antigen 8 isoform X1 — protein sequence METSESTDRSQSRSLDLQPSSDGLGSSSDRFSSWDGRQRSALVAASAAASAAATAASTARAAALSTKSPAPYSHGNLLAEPSSDSQTERYTAPRFTYKTSRGRLGFQPVGVSRIARNPYTTNDLSSSRGPIPGSSSGPVPGSSSGPVPGSSSSPGPDSSSDPGPSSSSGPGGTPGGGSGQGPGGGSGQGTDLGPAVDSRHSPGHGHGPGFNFSAPVGYRNPRGDLIPNYTGCKHHCHWEPQKQSWKFLKVSEPGARGLWKPPEVEGKSTVLSETLPRGQCLLYNWEEERATNYLDQVPVMQDGSESFFFRHGHRGLLTLQPQSPMCSCTTQKDSYQPPTSHSQPIRGKREAILEMLLRQQICKEVQAEQEPTRKEPEVESVTHHDYKKELVRAGPPAPTKLHDYRTEQPETFWLERAPQLPVCEGDRVLGAGERREGGCSVPAWCRAGPVLILAPLQGVSNIRTLDTPFRKNCSFSTPVPLSLGQPLPFEPESYSHQGEISSLACQGGGQGGGGG from the exons ATGGAGACCTCTGAGTCTACTGACAGATCGCAGTCGCG atctttAGACTTACAGCCCAGCTCGGACGGACTAGGGTCCAGTTCCGATCGCTTTTCTTCTTGGGATGGCCGTCAGAGATCGGCCCTGGTAGCTGCATCCGCCGCGGCTTCAGCAGCTGCTACAGCCGCCTCCACTGCCAGAGCAGCTGCATTATCGACCAAGAGCCCAGCCCCCTACTCTCATGGGAACCTGCTCGCGGAGCCCTCCTCTGACAGTCAGACAGAGCGCTACACTGCACCCAGATTTACCTACAAGACAAGCCGTGGGAGACTCGGTTTTCAGCCTGTCGGTGTTTCCCGTATTGCTCGGAATCCGTATACTACAAATGACCTTAGCTCTAGCCGTGGCCCTATTCCTGGCTCCAGTTCTGGCCCTGTTCCTGGCTCCAGCTCTGGCCCTGTTCCTGGCTCCAGCTCTAGCCCTGGTCCTGACTCCAGCTCTGACCCTGGACCTAGCTCCAGTTCTGGTCCTGGTGGTACCCCTGGTGGTGGCTCTGGTCAGGGTCCTGGTGGTGGCTCTGGTCAAGGCACTGATCTTGGTCCTGCTGTTGATTCCAGGCACAGCCCAGGCCATGGGCATGGCCCTGGGTTCAACTTCTCTGCTCCTGTAGGCTACAGAAACCCCAGGGGAGATCTTATCCCTAATTATACCGGCTGCAAACACCACTGTCACTGGGAGCCGCAGAAACAATCCTGGAAATTTTTGAAAGTCTCAGAACCTGGTGCCCGAGGACTGTGGAAGCCCCCCGAAGTTGAAGGGAAGAGTACAGTTCTCAGTGAAACACTGCCACGGGGCCAGTGCCTTCTCTACAACTGGGAGGAGGAG AGAGCCACCAACTACCTGGATCAAGTCCCAGTCATGCAGGATGGCTCTGAGAGTTTCTTTTTCCGACACGGACACCGGGGACTGCTGACCCTGCAGCCACAGTCACCTATGTGCTCCTGCACCACCCAGAAAGACTCATACCAGCCCCCAACAAGCCACTCTCAGCCAATTCGAG GGAAGCGTGAAGCCATACTGGAGATGCTCTTGCGCCAACAAATCTG TAAAGAGGTGCAGGCAGAGCAGGAACCCACAAGGAAGGAGCCTGAGGTCGAGTCTGTGACACACCACGACTACAAGAAGGAGCTGGTGCGGGCAGGGCCTCCTGCGCCGACAAAG CTCCACGACTaccggacagagcagcctgaaaCCTTCTGGCTGGAGAGGGCACCACAGCTTCCAGTGTGTGAGGGTGACCGGGTGCTGGGTGCGggtgagaggagggaagggggctgtTCTGTCCCGGCGTGGTGCAGAGCGGGCCCCGTCCTCATTCTGGCACCCCTCCAGGGTGTCAGTAACATCAGGACCCTAGACACGCCGTTCCGGAAGAACTGCAGTTTCTCAACGCCCGTGCCTCTGTCGCTGGGGCAGCCGTTGCCCTTTGAACCTGAGAGTTATTCCCACCAGGGAGAAATATCTTCCCTTGCCTGtcagggaggggggcagggtggTGGAGGGGGTTGA
- the SPAG8 gene encoding sperm-associated antigen 8 isoform X2 yields METSESTDRSQSRSLDLQPSSDGLGSSSDRFSSWDGRQRSALVAASAAASAAATAASTARAAALSTKSPAPYSHGNLLAEPSSDSQTERYTAPRFTYKTSRGRLGFQPVGVSRIARNPYTTNDLSSSRGPIPGSSSGPVPGSSSGPVPGSSSSPGPDSSSDPGPSSSSGPGGTPGGGSGQGPGGGSGQGTDLGPAVDSRHSPGHGHGPGFNFSAPVGYRNPRGDLIPNYTGCKHHCHWEPQKQSWKFLKVSEPGARGLWKPPEVEGKSTVLSETLPRGQCLLYNWEEERATNYLDQVPVMQDGSESFFFRHGHRGLLTLQPQSPMCSCTTQKDSYQPPTSHSQPIRGKREAILEMLLRQQICKEVQAEQEPTRKEPEVESVTHHDYKKELVRAGPPAPTKLHDYRTEQPETFWLERAPQLPGVSNIRTLDTPFRKNCSFSTPVPLSLGQPLPFEPESYSHQGEISSLACQGGGQGGGGG; encoded by the exons ATGGAGACCTCTGAGTCTACTGACAGATCGCAGTCGCG atctttAGACTTACAGCCCAGCTCGGACGGACTAGGGTCCAGTTCCGATCGCTTTTCTTCTTGGGATGGCCGTCAGAGATCGGCCCTGGTAGCTGCATCCGCCGCGGCTTCAGCAGCTGCTACAGCCGCCTCCACTGCCAGAGCAGCTGCATTATCGACCAAGAGCCCAGCCCCCTACTCTCATGGGAACCTGCTCGCGGAGCCCTCCTCTGACAGTCAGACAGAGCGCTACACTGCACCCAGATTTACCTACAAGACAAGCCGTGGGAGACTCGGTTTTCAGCCTGTCGGTGTTTCCCGTATTGCTCGGAATCCGTATACTACAAATGACCTTAGCTCTAGCCGTGGCCCTATTCCTGGCTCCAGTTCTGGCCCTGTTCCTGGCTCCAGCTCTGGCCCTGTTCCTGGCTCCAGCTCTAGCCCTGGTCCTGACTCCAGCTCTGACCCTGGACCTAGCTCCAGTTCTGGTCCTGGTGGTACCCCTGGTGGTGGCTCTGGTCAGGGTCCTGGTGGTGGCTCTGGTCAAGGCACTGATCTTGGTCCTGCTGTTGATTCCAGGCACAGCCCAGGCCATGGGCATGGCCCTGGGTTCAACTTCTCTGCTCCTGTAGGCTACAGAAACCCCAGGGGAGATCTTATCCCTAATTATACCGGCTGCAAACACCACTGTCACTGGGAGCCGCAGAAACAATCCTGGAAATTTTTGAAAGTCTCAGAACCTGGTGCCCGAGGACTGTGGAAGCCCCCCGAAGTTGAAGGGAAGAGTACAGTTCTCAGTGAAACACTGCCACGGGGCCAGTGCCTTCTCTACAACTGGGAGGAGGAG AGAGCCACCAACTACCTGGATCAAGTCCCAGTCATGCAGGATGGCTCTGAGAGTTTCTTTTTCCGACACGGACACCGGGGACTGCTGACCCTGCAGCCACAGTCACCTATGTGCTCCTGCACCACCCAGAAAGACTCATACCAGCCCCCAACAAGCCACTCTCAGCCAATTCGAG GGAAGCGTGAAGCCATACTGGAGATGCTCTTGCGCCAACAAATCTG TAAAGAGGTGCAGGCAGAGCAGGAACCCACAAGGAAGGAGCCTGAGGTCGAGTCTGTGACACACCACGACTACAAGAAGGAGCTGGTGCGGGCAGGGCCTCCTGCGCCGACAAAG CTCCACGACTaccggacagagcagcctgaaaCCTTCTGGCTGGAGAGGGCACCACAGCTTCCA GGTGTCAGTAACATCAGGACCCTAGACACGCCGTTCCGGAAGAACTGCAGTTTCTCAACGCCCGTGCCTCTGTCGCTGGGGCAGCCGTTGCCCTTTGAACCTGAGAGTTATTCCCACCAGGGAGAAATATCTTCCCTTGCCTGtcagggaggggggcagggtggTGGAGGGGGTTGA